The following proteins are co-located in the Clavibacter capsici genome:
- a CDS encoding HPr family phosphocarrier protein, with the protein MTERTATIGSRVGLHARPASLFIEAVRRTGVAVKISKPGGTPLDATSILSLMSLGAANGDQVVLTAEGDGADAALDELAALLESDLDAVE; encoded by the coding sequence ATGACCGAGCGCACCGCCACCATCGGCAGCCGCGTGGGCCTGCACGCCCGACCCGCATCCCTGTTCATCGAGGCGGTGCGCCGCACGGGCGTCGCCGTGAAGATCAGCAAGCCGGGCGGCACGCCGCTCGACGCCACGAGCATCCTCTCGCTGATGAGCCTGGGCGCCGCGAACGGCGACCAGGTCGTCCTCACGGCCGAGGGCGACGGCGCGGACGCCGCGCTCGACGAGCTCGCGGCGCTGCTCGAGTCGGACCTCGACGCCGTCGAGTAG
- a CDS encoding SDR family NAD(P)-dependent oxidoreductase: MPSDALPDDPAAPTDPVDPAPDAAIDPADLAVTLRVLGSLADIDEEHPDFVAVRRATASMFKSVKKARRLEKREAVASADRAVVAATATGAPDRIDDETRGIPLAITTAAPTAGTLLRSRPCYICKQHYTQVDAFYHQLCPDCARINHAKREARTDLTGMRALLTGGRAKIGMHIALRLLRDGAHTTITTRFPRDAVRRFAGLPDAHEWVHRLRVVGLDLRDPAQVIGLADAVAAAGPLDILINNAAQTVRRSPGSYAPLSEAESAPLPDGPIPELLTFGHTNDAHPAALAASVAAHPILSTATGITAAEVTELAMTAGSSSLARLAAGTAIDAGGLVPDLHDANSWTQVVHEVDPLEMLEVQLANVTAPFLLVSRLRPAMAASESRRKYVVNVSAMEGQFARAYKGPGHPHTNMAKAALNMMTRTSAREMRETDGILMTSVDTGWITDERPHPTKVRLAEEGFHAPLDLVDGAARVYDPIVMGQAGEDISGVFLKDYRVAEW, encoded by the coding sequence GTGCCCTCCGACGCCCTGCCCGACGACCCCGCCGCTCCCACGGATCCCGTCGACCCCGCCCCCGACGCGGCCATCGATCCCGCCGACCTCGCCGTCACGCTGCGCGTCCTCGGCTCGCTCGCCGACATCGACGAGGAGCACCCCGACTTCGTCGCCGTCCGCCGCGCCACCGCCTCCATGTTCAAGTCGGTGAAGAAGGCCCGCCGCCTCGAGAAGCGCGAGGCCGTCGCCAGCGCCGACCGCGCGGTGGTCGCCGCCACCGCCACGGGCGCGCCCGACCGCATCGACGACGAGACCCGCGGGATCCCGCTCGCCATCACCACGGCCGCGCCCACGGCCGGCACGCTCCTCCGCTCGCGCCCCTGCTACATCTGCAAGCAGCACTACACGCAGGTCGACGCGTTCTACCACCAGCTCTGCCCGGACTGCGCGCGCATCAACCACGCCAAGCGCGAGGCCCGCACCGACCTCACCGGCATGCGCGCGCTGCTCACGGGCGGCCGCGCGAAGATCGGCATGCACATCGCGCTGCGCCTCCTCCGGGACGGCGCGCACACCACCATCACCACGCGCTTCCCGCGCGACGCCGTGCGCCGCTTCGCCGGCCTGCCCGACGCGCACGAGTGGGTCCACCGCCTCCGCGTGGTCGGCCTCGACCTCCGCGACCCGGCGCAGGTCATCGGCCTCGCCGACGCCGTCGCGGCAGCCGGGCCGCTCGACATCCTCATCAACAACGCCGCGCAGACCGTGCGCCGCTCCCCCGGCTCCTACGCGCCCCTGTCCGAGGCGGAGTCGGCGCCGCTGCCGGACGGGCCCATCCCCGAGCTGCTGACGTTCGGGCACACCAACGACGCGCACCCGGCGGCCCTCGCGGCCAGCGTGGCCGCGCACCCGATCCTCTCGACGGCGACGGGCATCACGGCCGCGGAGGTCACCGAGCTCGCGATGACCGCCGGGTCGTCCTCGCTCGCGCGCCTCGCGGCCGGCACGGCCATCGACGCCGGCGGCCTCGTGCCCGACCTGCACGACGCGAACAGCTGGACCCAGGTGGTGCACGAGGTGGATCCGCTCGAGATGCTCGAGGTGCAGCTCGCCAACGTCACGGCGCCGTTCCTCCTGGTCAGCCGGCTGCGTCCCGCGATGGCCGCGTCGGAGTCGCGCCGCAAGTACGTCGTCAACGTCAGCGCGATGGAGGGCCAGTTCGCCCGCGCGTACAAGGGCCCTGGCCACCCGCACACGAACATGGCGAAGGCCGCGCTCAACATGATGACCCGCACGTCGGCGCGCGAGATGCGCGAGACCGACGGGATCCTCATGACGAGCGTCGACACCGGCTGGATCACGGACGAGCGGCCGCACCCCACGAAGGTCCGGCTCGCCGAGGAGGGCTTCCACGCCCCGCTCGACCTCGTCGACGGCGCCGCCCGCGTCTACGACCCCATCGTCATGGGCCAGGCCGGCGAGGACATCTCGGGCGTCTTCCTCAAGGACTACCGCGTCGCCGAGTGGTGA